In the genome of Natronorubrum daqingense, the window TGACGCTGACGAGGACCAGAGCATTCTCGATCGTGTGACGGAGTTCTTCACCGATACGTTCTCATTCGGTGACACGGAGTAACTGATCGCTGGACGCGTCGCGTTGGCTGTGAGACCCGCCGTAGGTGGTGTGGAGTCCCGTCGCCGTGAGCGAACAGTCCAAAAGAAGTGACTTTTTATCCCACCGCTGCGTCCCGCGACACATGCAGATTGCGTTCGTCTCGATCGAGACGGTTCACCACCACGACACCGAGGCGAACCGGCGGTGCCAGACCGTCCTCGAGGTGCTACGCGATCACGGCCACGACGTTCACTGTTTCTGTGCAAAGTTTTGGGACGACGAGTCGCCCTCGCTCGAGCGAGACGACATTACGTATCACGCCGTCACGGACGACGTGGCGTCGCGGCGGTCGTTTTGCCTCCGGCTGCCCTTCGATCTGGCCGCGGAAAGTCCGGACGTCGTCCACGCGAGCGCTCGGCCGCCCACAACGGTGCTCGCCGCCGCGGGTGGGGCAATGCTCGCCCGGACACCCCTGCTCGTCGAGTGGTACGGCGACGACGGCGTCGCCGACGATTCGTGGACCCAGCGGGCGGCCAAGCGCGGCGACCGACTCGTCGCTCCCTCGGAACTCGTCGCGACGTGGGTCCGAGAGCGAGGGGGCGACGGCGACCGCGTCGAGACGATTCCGAACCCCATCGACATCGACAGCATTCAGGAGGTCTCGCCGGGCGAGCGAGTCGACGTGGTCTACGCCCGCCGACTCGACGAGGGCGCGAACCTCGAGAGCCTCTTACTCGGATTGGCGGAGCTTCGCGACCGAGACTGGTCGACGACCGTCATCGGTGACGGGCCGGAACGGGAGGCCTACGAACGCCTCGCGAGCGACCTCCGGATCGACGACCGAATCACGTTCGCCGGCGAGTGCTCGCTCGAGGAACGGCTCGCAGCCTATCGGGGCGCTCACGTCTTCGCCCAGACGGCAGAACGCTGCGTGTTCCCGACGGAAATGTGCTGGGCGCTAGCCTCGGGATGTGTCGGCATCGTCGAGTACCACGCGAACTCGAGCGCCCACGAACTCGTCGAGGGCTGGGACCGTGGCTTTCGCACCACGAGCGAGGAGGAGCTGGCCGACGCGATTCTCGAGGCGGGCAACCTCGAGTACCGCGACTTCGACGATCGATTCGGGGCGTACGACGAGTCGGTGATCGGGGATCGCTACCTCGAGCAGTACCGGACGCTACGGGACGAACAGGGTCTATTATAGGTAGATTTGTCCGTCAGAATCGTCAGTCGAGTTGGTAGAACACCTGGATCGACCTAACCGAGATGTCACGGGGAGAGGGTACAATGAAGAGCGTGTCATAGAATCGCCCCACAGGATTTTTTCACCAGGACCTTCAACGAACCAGCCGTTAGATAGAGCGTGCGAACCTGACAGAGAAATATGGATGGATATTTAGGACTTGTTTCAAATAACAGTCGTATGAACCAGTGGTATCTCTATCATCTCTTAATGGGAATCATTGGTCTTAGTGTGGGATTTGTGGGTTTTAGCGAGATTCTCTCGCAGGGAATTAGCCTCGGAACTTCACTGATGGCTGTCGGTGCTCTGGCTATTCTTTCTCAGACTGGATATGCTCTCTTTATAAGAGAATCCTCAGAACTTACAGAAAGGCAGAGTATTGAAATTGTTGCTATTGGTGCAATACTTTGCTCAGCCGGAGCACTACTTCATATTCTCGTATAAGTGCTCAGTAGTGTTTCCTCCATCTCCTGTATCTGTCACTTCGATTACTTCGGTCACTTCGAAGGGGATTGAAGAGTTCTATAACACACTCATGAAGGCTACAGCGAGCGTTTCGTTCACTCTGGCAGCAGGGATTTCCACGTCCTCCCCAGCCGATTGCGGTCCTCGCTCCTCACGTCGCTGCGGTCCTCATCCCTCGCACGGCTTCGTGGTGGGATTCGCGTTCGCTCACCCCACCACAGCGTGCGCCACCGCGCGTGGTTCGGGCGACGGGTCGAAACGAGAACGGAGAGAACGACAACTGAAAGACCGAGAACGAAGGGGAGTGAGAACGGACGAAACGAGAACAGAGAGAACGAGAACGGACGGGAGTGAGAGACTTCGAGTTACAGGTCGAACTTCGAGGCGGCGGTTTCCATATCCTTGTCGCCACGGCCCGAGAGGTTCACGAGGATGGTGTCGTGCTCGCCGGCTTCGGCGAGGTGGATCGCGCGGGCGATGGCGTGACTGGACTCGAGGGCGGGGACGATGCCTTCCGTCTCGCTCAGTTCGCGGAAGGCCGCGAGGGCCTCTTCGTCGGTGATTCCGGTGTACTCACAGCGGCCGACGGCACGGTACATGGCGTGTTCCGGACCGACGCCGGGGTAGTCGAGGCCGGCCGAGACGGAGTGGACGTCGACGTCGTCGTCGATGACTCGAGTCTTCATGCCGTGGATGACGTCGTCGGCCCCCGACGCCAGCGGCGCCGCGTGGCGACTCGAGTCCGCACCCTCACCGCCGCCTTCGGCACCGTAAAAGTCCACGTCGTCGTCTCGGAAGGCGTGAAAGAGGCCGATGGCGTTCGACCCGCCGCCGACGCAGGCGACCGCGGCGTCGGGGAGGCCGCCCGTCCGGTCGCGAATCTGCGCGCGGGCTTCTCGCCCGATGACGGACTGGAAGTCCCGGACCATCCGCGGGAACGGATCGGGGCCGACGACGCTGCCCACGAGGTAGTGGGTGTCGTCGACGTTCTCCGCGAAATCCTCGAGCGCGGCGTCGACGGCGTCTGCGAGGCCCTGCTCGCCGCGCGTGACCTCGTTGACCTCGGCACCCATGAGTCGCATCCTGAAGACGTTCATCTCCTGGCGCGCGACGTCTTTCGCGCCCATGTAGATCTCCGTCTCGAGGTCGAGCAGCGCGCCGACCATGGCCGTCGCGGTGCCGTGTTGGCCGGCCCCCGTCTCGGCGATCAGTCGCTCTCGACCGGCGCGTTTGGCCAGCAGCGCCTGCCCGAGCACGTTGTTGATCTTGTGTGCGCCGCCGTGGAGCAGATCCTCGCGTTTGAGGTAGATTTCGGCCCCGTAGCGTTCACTCAGGTTTCGGGCGTAGTACAGCGGGGTCGGTCGCCCGGCGAACTCCTCGAGGAGGTCGCGCAGTTCGGTCTGGAACGCCTCGCTCTCGGCGACGTCGTCGTAGGCCGTCGCGAGTTGCTCGAGTGGCTCGAGAAGCGGGTCGGGGACGTGACGGCCGCCGTAGCCGTCGAAGACACCATCGGACATACTGGTGGAGTAAAGCCGAGGCTGGAACTATATTCTGTCGGTGCCACGTCGATTCGGGCCATCGATCCTGTTCGACCGGTAGAAAGCTGGGTTCTGGTCCGTGAAATCCAGAAATCGGAAAATGAACGCGTCAAGACGGGGAGGAAGTGCACGCGGCTGCGGGACTACTCGGCCGTTGGGGTGTCCACTTTCGTGTTCGAGTCTGTCTCGTCTTCGGAATCGTCGTACTCGACTGCCGTGTGACCTTTGACGAACTCCTTGGTCCGCTCGTTCTGTGGGTTCTCGAAGAACGATCGAGTGTCGTTCGCCTCGATGAGGTCCCCGAGGTAGAGGAAGACGACGTCGTCGGCGAGTCGTTTCGCCTGATCCATACTGTGGGTGACCATGATGATCGTGTACTCCTCTTTGAGGTCGGCGAGGGTTTCCTCGACGGTTTCGGCCGAGACGGGATCGAGTGCTGAGGTGACCTCGTCACAGAGCAACACCTCCGGTTCGACGGCCAGCGAACGGGCGAGACAGAGTCGCTGGATCTGGCCGGTCGACAGCTCCGCACCGGGTGTGCTCAGCCGGTCT includes:
- a CDS encoding glycosyltransferase family 4 protein, giving the protein MQIAFVSIETVHHHDTEANRRCQTVLEVLRDHGHDVHCFCAKFWDDESPSLERDDITYHAVTDDVASRRSFCLRLPFDLAAESPDVVHASARPPTTVLAAAGGAMLARTPLLVEWYGDDGVADDSWTQRAAKRGDRLVAPSELVATWVRERGGDGDRVETIPNPIDIDSIQEVSPGERVDVVYARRLDEGANLESLLLGLAELRDRDWSTTVIGDGPEREAYERLASDLRIDDRITFAGECSLEERLAAYRGAHVFAQTAERCVFPTEMCWALASGCVGIVEYHANSSAHELVEGWDRGFRTTSEEELADAILEAGNLEYRDFDDRFGAYDESVIGDRYLEQYRTLRDEQGLL
- the trpB gene encoding tryptophan synthase subunit beta, translating into MSDGVFDGYGGRHVPDPLLEPLEQLATAYDDVAESEAFQTELRDLLEEFAGRPTPLYYARNLSERYGAEIYLKREDLLHGGAHKINNVLGQALLAKRAGRERLIAETGAGQHGTATAMVGALLDLETEIYMGAKDVARQEMNVFRMRLMGAEVNEVTRGEQGLADAVDAALEDFAENVDDTHYLVGSVVGPDPFPRMVRDFQSVIGREARAQIRDRTGGLPDAAVACVGGGSNAIGLFHAFRDDDVDFYGAEGGGEGADSSRHAAPLASGADDVIHGMKTRVIDDDVDVHSVSAGLDYPGVGPEHAMYRAVGRCEYTGITDEEALAAFRELSETEGIVPALESSHAIARAIHLAEAGEHDTILVNLSGRGDKDMETAASKFDL